In Candidatus Methylomirabilota bacterium, the genomic window TCCAGCCGCCGGACGGTGGGATCCTCTTCGTACACATCGTCGCCCACGTCGGCGCGCGCCATCGCGTCACGCATGGCCTGGGAGGGAAGGGTGAAGGTGTCGGAGCGCAGCTCGACGACGTCGTGCACGGTCTACCTCGCGGCGGTCTTGAGGCGCTGCGCGGCGCGGCGCCCCCACTCGGTGTACGGGAACTCGCCGGCGAGCCGCTCGAAGCGGGCCCGCGACTCGTCGGACTTGCCCTCCATCGCGGCGACCTCGCCGAGCCGGAACAGGGCCTCCGGCACCACGAGCGTGCGCGGATAGTCCTTCAGCACCACCTCGAGGCGCTGCCGAGCAGCCACGATGTTGCCCTGGTTGAGATAGTAGCTGGCGACCCACAGCTCCTTCTGGGCAAGGCGACCGCGGCACACGTCGATCTTGGCGAGGGCGTCCGAGGCGTAGCGGCTGTCGGGGTACTCGCGAACGAGCTTCTTGAACTGATCGATGGCTCTCGCGGTGATGGACTGATCCTGCTCCACCGGCTTCATCTGGTCGTAGTAGCTCATGGCGAGCCGGTACTGCGCCAGATCGGAGATCTCGTGGCGGGGGAAGAAGGCCAGGAAGCCCTCGAACTCCTTGATGGCCTTGTCGAACTCGCCCTCCCGGTAGTAGGCCTCGCCGACGAGGAACTTGGCCTTGGGCGCGTACGTGGACTGCGGGTGGCGCTCGACCACCTTGCGGAACTGTAGGCGGGCCTCTTCGTACCGCTTCTTGTTCATCTCGGCCTCGCCTGCCGCGTAGAGGTCGGACGCCGGCTGAAGCGGCGTGGGCCGCTGCTTGAAGAGGTCCACGAACCAGCCGCCGGCCGAGCAGCCTCCGAGGAGGAGCGCCAGGAGGAGGAGGGACGACACCGAGCGAGCCCGCGACGGGACGCGCATGTGGCGTGAAAGGTAAGGGCACAGTCCAGCAAAGTCAAGGAGATTGACAGGCTCCGGAGCGATTCTTATGATCCTGACGTGGCCTTCCCGACGATGTACCGTGTCCGGCAGAAATTCTCGGGACCCCGGCTCGCCGACATCCCCGGGGGGGTCCGTCAGGCCCTCCGTACGGCCTCCCTTCCCATCCGCCGGGGCGACACCGTGGCGGTCGGAGCCGGGAGCCGGGGGATCGCCAACATCGACGTCGTCGTGCGGGCCACGGTGGACGAGCTCAAGGCCCAGGGCGCCCGGCCCTTCGTCTTCCCCGCGATGGGCAGCCATGGGGGGGCGACCGCCGAGGGCCAGCTCAGCGTGCTGGCCCACTACGGGATCACCGAGGCCTCGATGGGGTGCGAGGTCCGCGCCTCGATGGACGTAGTCCAGGTGGGGGAGGCCCTGGGGATGCCCGTCTGGCTCGACCGGATCGCCGCCGAGGCCGACTGGATTGGGCTCGTCAACCGGGTGAAGCCCCATACCGACTTCAAGGGCTCGATCGAGTCGGGTCTCTTCAAGATGATGACGATCGGCCTGGGCAAGTACCGAGGCGCCATCCAGTACCACCGCGCCGCCGTCAACCGGGGGTACGAGACCGTCATCACCTCGATCGGCCGCGAGATGCTGGGCAAGGCGCGCATCGGCTTTGGGCTGGGCGTCGTCGAGAACGGCTACGACGAGACGGCCAAGGTCGAGGCTTTCAAT contains:
- a CDS encoding outer membrane protein assembly factor BamD, with the protein product MSSLLLLALLLGGCSAGGWFVDLFKQRPTPLQPASDLYAAGEAEMNKKRYEEARLQFRKVVERHPQSTYAPKAKFLVGEAYYREGEFDKAIKEFEGFLAFFPRHEISDLAQYRLAMSYYDQMKPVEQDQSITARAIDQFKKLVREYPDSRYASDALAKIDVCRGRLAQKELWVASYYLNQGNIVAARQRLEVVLKDYPRTLVVPEALFRLGEVAAMEGKSDESRARFERLAGEFPYTEWGRRAAQRLKTAAR
- a CDS encoding [Fe-S]-binding protein, which gives rise to MAFPTMYRVRQKFSGPRLADIPGGVRQALRTASLPIRRGDTVAVGAGSRGIANIDVVVRATVDELKAQGARPFVFPAMGSHGGATAEGQLSVLAHYGITEASMGCEVRASMDVVQVGEALGMPVWLDRIAAEADWIGLVNRVKPHTDFKGSIESGLFKMMTIGLGKYRGAIQYHRAAVNRGYETVITSIGREMLGKARIGFGLGVVENGYDETAKVEAFNAADLEAGERRLLKEAREWMARLPFSPIHVLVVEEMGKNISGSGMDTNVIGRPSNPHEPFPNDPKILWIVALDLTEESYGNALGIGNADFTTRRLADKIDMKMTLINCIAACQPNSAKVPATYETDREAVETALSCIGMIPPAEARVIRIKNTLALTEIECSEAYLPSIAQRPDLEIVGEGRPLGFDTDGRLIPLHAR